DNA from Salvelinus sp. IW2-2015 unplaced genomic scaffold, ASM291031v2 Un_scaffold9254, whole genome shotgun sequence:
aaagcattaaGAGATAATTGGACGTTTAAAAATGACTTTATATTGCGtcttcattacaggagttgcatgttcaataatagACTATAGCCTTTTGACTGTAAGGCGATAGGTTTGTCAGTTGGCATGTTACATTAAGCTCTTTAATGAAAAATATCTGCTTGTTAGCTGAGGAATGCTCGAGTCCGTTCTCTTATTACGAGGTCGGAGTTCAATATCGATAACTGGTCACGCTATTCACGATAAACAACATGGATCATCCTTACCTCTTACCTGTGTTGCCGCACCAACGTCGTCCTTCCGCGTGGTCCTGGATGTCCTACTTTTAATAAAAACTTTATAACACAACCATAGACTTTTCCCATGTGTCTCAATTACGCAAAACCCTTGTGTCAATTTAAATTTCAGCCTTACTAGCTATCAAAGCGTCCCGTCTCCAGTGTGACTAGCACAAATTAGTTAAAAAGCGATGTTGATTCGATCACTttattaaaaatatacatttcagcTCCTCGTGGGAAGGACGCACACTTACAGACAAACCATAGTTAATGAAACAGCAGGGCAGTCTCACCCTCGACCTTCGACATAGATCCGGCCCTGTCGCACGACTGCCGCAAAAAGCTATGCTCGTGCGCAGAGGTCGATTCCCACGTTATAAACCCAGGTCTTACACTACATAACGTTTTCAGAATGACATTATTATCGGCTGATGGGTACTCCATTGTTGCTATCACAATCGCTTGTACGCATTATCAGTCAACTCTCAACGGATTTGACTTTCTTACATAGCTCCTTGTATCAGGCATagtatttctgtttgtcacaGCATTTTCGTTTGATTTTATTTTCGTGTTGTGACCATTATGAGGTTAGTTATCCGAAAGCAAACTTGACCAGAATTGCATCCCTAAACGAACCAAAGGAAACTAGAATACACAACAGAGACTCAAATAGAACCATTACGAAACCACAAACATACGCCAACCAAATAAAACCTACGACCAAACAAACCAACGTAACCAAAGACCACAATAAACATACCAACCAAAGAGACAAAAAACTCATCTCTAAGGTAACTACAGTATTTAAAtatccaacacacagacactcatctCTAAGGTaactacagtatttaaataccCAACACAGACACTTACACCAGATATGGAAAAACTACGTCTAATggatcacaccacacacatcttATATtccgtcccaaacggcaccctattccctatatggtgcactacttttgacctgggcccataggggaagtagtgcgctatgtagggtTTAGGGTGTCATTTGGTGACGCAGGCCCCTTTTCTTATTTCTCCTCCTCTTGTGCTCTTCAGAAACAGGcggtggctggtgtgtgtgttaccatggAGATGGTGAAGGAGGCGCTGGACCAGCTGAGGGGCGCGGTGATGATCGTTTACCCCATGGGCTTGCCGCCACACGACCCAATCAGGATGGAGCTGGAGGACCAGGAGGACCTATCAGGAACACAGGTAGGTAAACAGCAGGCCTCTTCCTGGGTAGTCACATCACCACCGGATGGCTTCCCCATAGAGAACATCTAAGTCCTTCTATTTATTAAtggatttgtttatttattaattaattaattaaatgtttatCTCAGTTGTTGTTAATTCTGTGTACTGGGTCTGTACATGGG
Protein-coding regions in this window:
- the cfap298 gene encoding cilia- and flagella-associated protein 298, with the translated sequence FPELVDHGVTLPPNMQGLTDEQIVDLKLKDEWEERCVPSGGPEFNKDEIGRRNGHGESRGVKDHNKHTNQRDKKLISKKQAVAGVCVTMEMVKEALDQLRGAVMIVYPMGLPPHDPIRMELEDQEDLSGTQVGKQQASSWVVTSPPDGFPIENI